GGACCTCGCTCGCGGCGTGGACGGCACCTTCATGTGGCTGATCGAAGAGGTCGGCGAGTTGGCCGGGGCACTGCGCAGCGGCACCCACGAAGAGCGGCTCGGCGAATTCGCCGACGTGCTCGCCTGGCTGGCCACGATCGCCAATGTCGTCGGAGT
This is a stretch of genomic DNA from Pirellulales bacterium. It encodes these proteins:
- a CDS encoding MazG nucleotide pyrophosphohydrolase domain-containing protein codes for the protein MYLKKDLARGVDGTFMWLIEEVGELAGALRSGTHEERLGEFADVLAWLATIANVVGVDLSEAVALKYGTGCPGCGQLVCTCADAEKP